Proteins co-encoded in one Enterobacter sp. R4-368 genomic window:
- a CDS encoding DUF2543 family protein, translating to MSNEIPLKFYDIVDEYSTETEKTVKESERDALAHYFQLLITRLMNNEEISEEAQQEMANEAGIDTLRIDEIATFLNQWGNE from the coding sequence ATGAGTAACGAAATACCGCTTAAATTTTATGACATCGTTGATGAGTATTCGACGGAAACCGAAAAAACGGTAAAAGAATCAGAACGCGATGCGCTGGCGCACTATTTTCAGCTACTGATCACCCGTTTGATGAATAACGAAGAAATCAGTGAAGAGGCGCAGCAGGAAATGGCCAATGAAGCGGGTATTGACACGCTGCGTATTGACGAGATTGCGACGTTTCTGAATCAGTGGGGCAACGAGTAG
- a CDS encoding DUF2058 domain-containing protein, with the protein MTKLTLQEQMLKAGLVTSKKMAKVQRTAKKSRVQAREAREAVEENKKAQLERDKQLSEQQKQAALSKEYKAQVKQLIEMNRITIAKGNIDFNFTDNKLIKKIVVDKNTQAQLISGRLAIARLVVDGKDESEYAIIPAIVADKIAQRDANSIVLNSALSQEDQDEDDPYADFKVPDDLMW; encoded by the coding sequence ATGACAAAACTCACTTTACAAGAGCAGATGCTCAAAGCGGGATTAGTAACCAGCAAGAAAATGGCCAAAGTCCAGCGCACTGCCAAAAAATCACGTGTTCAGGCGCGTGAAGCAAGAGAAGCCGTGGAAGAGAATAAAAAAGCACAGCTTGAGCGCGATAAGCAATTAAGCGAGCAACAAAAACAAGCGGCGTTATCCAAAGAATATAAAGCGCAGGTTAAGCAACTTATTGAAATGAACAGGATCACTATTGCCAAAGGCAATATTGATTTTAATTTCACAGATAATAAGTTAATTAAAAAAATAGTGGTGGATAAAAATACGCAGGCACAATTGATTAGCGGTCGTCTCGCCATTGCTCGTCTGGTTGTTGATGGCAAGGATGAAAGTGAATATGCGATTATTCCCGCAATCGTAGCCGATAAAATCGCTCAGCGGGATGCGAACAGTATTGTGTTAAACAGCGCGCTTAGTCAGGAAGATCAAGATGAAGATGATCCGTACGCTGATTTTAAAGTGCCCGATGATTTGATGTGGTAA
- a CDS encoding cold shock domain-containing protein, giving the protein MNGKITTWFKDKGFGFIKDENGENRYFHVIKVANPELIKKDAAVTFEPTTNNKGLSAYAVKVVPESKYIYIAGERIKLTSIKSYLVYSEEVPVDTRIDKDNAVLSVGALMGSIRPKSATKPGEMRSLKKLAITTFQGTTLIFSEDEIDVDATVKLLNV; this is encoded by the coding sequence ATGAACGGAAAGATCACAACCTGGTTTAAAGATAAAGGTTTTGGATTTATCAAAGATGAAAACGGCGAAAACCGTTACTTTCATGTGATTAAGGTCGCCAACCCTGAGTTGATTAAAAAAGATGCGGCGGTAACGTTCGAACCCACGACAAACAACAAAGGGTTGTCTGCTTATGCGGTGAAAGTTGTCCCGGAAAGCAAATACATTTATATCGCAGGTGAACGAATTAAGCTCACGTCGATCAAATCTTATCTGGTATACAGCGAAGAAGTTCCTGTCGATACCCGCATCGATAAAGACAATGCCGTGCTCTCCGTTGGCGCGCTGATGGGAAGTATCCGGCCGAAATCCGCGACTAAGCCTGGCGAAATGCGTTCGCTAAAAAAACTGGCAATCACCACTTTTCAGGGAACGACCCTGATTTTCTCCGAAGACGAGATAGACGTGGATGCGACGGTTAAGCTGCTTAACGTCTAA
- a CDS encoding LLM class flavin-dependent oxidoreductase — MKKIGFLSFGHWTPSPQSATRSAADTLLQSIDLAVAAEELGADGAYFRVHHFARQLSSPFPLLAAIGAKTHKIEIGTGVIDMRYENPLYMAEDAGAADLISGGRLQLGISRGSPEQVIDGWRYFGYQPAEGETDADMARHHTETFLDVLRGEGFAKPNPQPMFPNPPGLLRPEPWSEGLRERIWWGAGSNATAVWAAKLGMNLQSSTLKDDETGEPFHIQQAQQIRVYREAWKAAGHSRTPRVSVSRSIFALMDDRDRAYFGGSRDDSDKIGFLDEKTRAVFGRSYAAEPDKLIEQLKKDEAIAEADTLLLTVPNQLGVDYNAHVIESILKHVAPGMGWRD; from the coding sequence ATGAAGAAGATCGGATTTTTGTCATTTGGTCACTGGACACCTTCGCCGCAGTCTGCGACGCGTTCGGCGGCTGATACGCTGCTGCAATCCATCGATCTGGCGGTTGCCGCTGAAGAACTTGGTGCGGACGGCGCGTATTTCCGAGTGCATCACTTTGCCCGTCAGCTCAGCTCACCTTTCCCGTTACTGGCCGCTATTGGCGCCAAAACCCACAAAATAGAGATTGGCACCGGCGTTATTGATATGCGCTATGAAAACCCGTTGTATATGGCGGAAGATGCCGGCGCGGCGGATTTGATTTCCGGCGGTCGTTTGCAGTTGGGTATCAGCCGGGGCTCACCGGAACAGGTTATTGATGGCTGGCGCTATTTTGGCTATCAGCCGGCGGAAGGCGAAACCGATGCGGATATGGCGCGCCATCATACGGAAACGTTTCTGGATGTGCTGCGCGGCGAAGGGTTTGCCAAACCGAACCCGCAGCCGATGTTCCCGAACCCACCAGGCTTGCTGCGCCCGGAACCCTGGTCTGAAGGTTTGCGCGAACGTATCTGGTGGGGCGCAGGCTCAAACGCGACAGCGGTCTGGGCGGCAAAACTGGGGATGAACCTGCAAAGCTCCACGCTGAAAGATGATGAAACCGGAGAACCGTTCCATATCCAGCAGGCGCAGCAGATTCGGGTCTACCGTGAAGCCTGGAAAGCAGCAGGGCACTCACGCACGCCGCGCGTCTCCGTTAGCCGCAGTATCTTCGCGCTCATGGACGATCGTGATCGGGCTTACTTTGGTGGCAGCCGTGATGACAGCGATAAAATCGGCTTTCTTGATGAGAAAACCCGCGCTGTTTTTGGCCGCAGCTACGCCGCAGAACCGGATAAATTGATCGAGCAGCTGAAAAAAGATGAGGCCATTGCCGAAGCAGATACGCTACTGCTGACCGTGCCGAATCAATTAGGCGTGGATTATAATGCGCACGTGATTGAGTCGATTCTCAAGCATGTCGCGCCGGGGATGGGCTGGCGTGATTGA
- the ldtA gene encoding L,D-transpeptidase — translation MRCVKLFCCCVALLCAQGAQAVSYPLPPEGSRLVGSPLTITIPHDNTFPLEAFAAKYGQGLSNMLEANPDADPFLPKAGSQLVIPQQVILPATVREGIVINVAEMRLYYYPKESNTVEILPIGIGQAGRETPRNWVTAVERKQEGPTWTPTANTRKAYEKEGKTLPAFVPAGPDNPMGLYAIYIGKLYAIHGTNANFGIGLRVSQGCIRLRSNDIKYLFDNVPVGTRVQIIDQPVKITTEPDGSSWVEVHEPLSRNRAEFESSNKVPLPATPVLHALMKDEGIDANRASQELERRSGMPVNISAPAVNHPLDKQPL, via the coding sequence ATGCGCTGCGTTAAACTTTTTTGCTGTTGTGTTGCGTTACTCTGCGCCCAGGGCGCGCAGGCTGTGAGCTATCCGCTGCCGCCGGAAGGCAGCCGTCTGGTGGGCAGCCCGTTAACTATCACCATTCCTCATGACAACACCTTCCCGCTGGAAGCGTTTGCCGCGAAATACGGACAGGGGCTGAGTAATATGCTCGAAGCCAACCCGGATGCCGATCCCTTTTTACCGAAAGCCGGTTCACAACTGGTTATTCCGCAGCAGGTGATCCTGCCTGCGACTGTTCGCGAAGGCATTGTGATTAACGTTGCGGAAATGCGCCTCTACTATTACCCCAAAGAGTCGAATACGGTCGAGATCTTACCGATTGGCATCGGCCAGGCCGGACGCGAAACGCCGCGCAACTGGGTGACTGCGGTGGAACGCAAGCAGGAAGGGCCGACCTGGACACCTACGGCGAATACGCGGAAAGCGTACGAGAAAGAGGGAAAAACCTTACCTGCGTTTGTGCCTGCCGGGCCGGATAACCCGATGGGGCTTTATGCTATCTATATCGGAAAGCTGTACGCTATTCACGGCACGAACGCTAATTTTGGCATTGGGTTGCGCGTCAGTCAGGGCTGTATCCGTTTACGCAGCAATGACATTAAATACCTCTTCGACAATGTGCCTGTGGGAACACGGGTACAGATTATCGACCAGCCGGTCAAAATCACCACCGAGCCGGATGGCAGCAGTTGGGTGGAAGTTCACGAACCGCTATCTCGCAATCGCGCTGAGTTTGAGTCCAGCAATAAAGTGCCGCTGCCTGCCACTCCGGTGCTACATGCGCTAATGAAAGACGAAGGCATCGATGCGAACCGCGCAAGCCAGGAACTGGAGCGCCGTTCCGGTATGCCGGTAAATATTAGTGCGCCTGCGGTGAATCATCCGCTAGATAAACAACCGCTATAG
- a CDS encoding DUF3828 domain-containing protein, which translates to MKKLSLLLLLISTATWAEHSPIDIAQQQALTFNKWYIAQVVEDKSPPLDGHEIDKYVTASTLKKLRHAAKTDEAAYGGDFFIGTQDFDDDWPGNVNVLQTLVDPVCTNVFVAFGKDKKHVVVDCMVKEAGTWKIQSVTGTDIIAAQ; encoded by the coding sequence ATGAAAAAACTTTCGCTATTATTGCTGTTGATATCAACAGCGACTTGGGCCGAACACTCCCCAATTGATATTGCACAGCAGCAGGCCCTTACATTTAACAAATGGTATATCGCGCAGGTTGTTGAGGATAAATCTCCACCGCTGGACGGGCATGAAATCGATAAATATGTCACCGCAAGCACGCTGAAAAAGCTACGTCACGCGGCAAAAACAGATGAAGCCGCGTATGGAGGGGATTTTTTCATCGGCACGCAGGATTTTGATGACGACTGGCCAGGCAATGTGAATGTATTGCAGACCCTTGTTGACCCTGTCTGTACTAACGTGTTTGTTGCCTTCGGTAAAGACAAAAAACATGTTGTCGTGGATTGCATGGTTAAAGAAGCGGGTACCTGGAAAATCCAGTCCGTCACAGGGACAGATATTATTGCTGCTCAGTAA
- the fusA gene encoding elongation factor G: MPRPIPLERYRNIGISAHIDAGKTTTTERILFYTGMSHKLGEVHDGAATTDWMAQEQERGITITSAAVSCFWPGMDRGFEPHRINIIDTPGHVDFTIEVERSMRVLDGAVMVYDSVGGVQPQSETVWRQANKYHVPRLAFVNKMDRPGADFFRVVQMMIDRLKANPVPIVIPIGAEEHFTGVVDLIKMREIIWDDATQGMTFSYGPVPDDLMATALEWREKMISAAAEASDELMDKYLETGSLDEAEIIAGLRKRTVAGEIQPMLCGSAFKNKGVQRMLDAVVELMPSPLDIPAIQGVDEKGQPAERHANDDEPFSALAFKLMTDPYVGQLTFIRVYSGVLKKGDAVYNPVKGKKERIGRIVQMHANDRHEVDELRAGDIAACVGLKDVTTGDTLSDPDKVITLERMEFPEPVISLAIEPKTKADQEKMGIALQRLASEDPSFRLHTDEESGQTIISGMGELHLEIIVDRMKREFGVEANIGRPQVTYRETLRKTVKDIEGKFVRQSGGKGQYGHVVLTLEPLEPGSGFVFEDATKGGVVPREYIPSVEKGLREAMNNGVLAGYPVVDVKATLTFGSYHDVDSSEMAFRMAAIFGFKEGARKADPAILEPIMHVEVETPEEYAGNIMGDLSSRRGMVQGMEERFGSQIIRADVPLAEMFGYSTTLRSMSQGRATYSMEFHHYAEAPRNVADDIIASRSKG; encoded by the coding sequence ATGCCCCGACCCATCCCCCTCGAACGTTATCGTAACATCGGTATCTCCGCGCATATCGATGCCGGTAAAACAACCACTACTGAGCGCATTCTGTTTTACACCGGGATGAGCCACAAACTGGGTGAAGTACACGATGGCGCGGCAACAACCGACTGGATGGCGCAGGAGCAAGAGCGCGGCATTACCATTACGTCTGCGGCGGTAAGCTGCTTCTGGCCTGGTATGGACCGGGGTTTTGAGCCGCACCGCATTAATATTATCGACACCCCCGGGCACGTGGATTTCACCATTGAAGTGGAACGTTCCATGCGTGTGCTCGACGGCGCGGTAATGGTGTATGACTCCGTGGGTGGCGTGCAGCCGCAGTCGGAAACCGTGTGGCGTCAGGCTAATAAATACCACGTGCCGCGTCTCGCGTTCGTCAACAAGATGGACAGACCCGGCGCGGATTTTTTCCGCGTGGTGCAGATGATGATCGACCGCCTGAAAGCCAACCCGGTGCCGATTGTGATCCCTATCGGCGCAGAAGAGCATTTCACCGGCGTGGTGGATTTGATCAAAATGCGCGAAATCATCTGGGATGACGCGACGCAGGGCATGACTTTCAGCTATGGCCCGGTGCCGGATGACCTCATGGCAACCGCGCTGGAGTGGCGTGAGAAGATGATCTCCGCGGCGGCGGAAGCCAGTGACGAGCTGATGGATAAATATCTGGAAACCGGCTCGCTCGACGAAGCGGAAATTATTGCCGGCCTGCGCAAACGCACTGTTGCCGGGGAAATTCAGCCGATGCTGTGCGGCAGCGCCTTTAAAAATAAAGGCGTCCAGCGCATGCTCGACGCGGTGGTAGAACTGATGCCGTCGCCGCTGGATATCCCTGCTATTCAGGGCGTGGATGAAAAAGGCCAACCGGCAGAGCGCCATGCGAATGACGACGAACCGTTCTCGGCGCTGGCGTTTAAACTGATGACCGACCCGTATGTTGGCCAGCTTACCTTTATCCGCGTCTATTCCGGCGTGCTGAAAAAAGGGGATGCAGTTTACAACCCGGTGAAAGGCAAGAAAGAGCGTATCGGACGTATCGTGCAGATGCATGCCAATGATCGCCACGAAGTGGATGAGCTGCGCGCCGGTGATATTGCCGCCTGCGTCGGCCTGAAAGATGTCACCACCGGTGACACGTTAAGCGACCCGGATAAAGTGATCACGCTGGAGCGCATGGAGTTTCCTGAGCCGGTGATTTCGCTCGCTATTGAGCCGAAAACTAAAGCGGATCAGGAGAAAATGGGCATCGCCTTGCAACGGCTGGCGTCGGAAGATCCGTCATTCCGCCTGCATACTGACGAGGAATCCGGACAGACGATTATTTCCGGGATGGGCGAGTTGCATCTGGAAATTATTGTTGACCGCATGAAACGTGAGTTTGGCGTGGAGGCGAATATCGGTCGCCCGCAGGTCACATACCGCGAAACCTTGCGTAAAACCGTGAAGGATATCGAAGGTAAATTTGTGCGCCAGTCCGGCGGTAAAGGTCAGTATGGTCATGTGGTTCTGACGCTTGAACCGCTGGAGCCGGGTAGCGGCTTTGTATTTGAAGACGCCACCAAAGGCGGCGTGGTGCCGCGCGAGTATATTCCCTCCGTGGAAAAAGGCCTGCGCGAAGCCATGAACAACGGCGTGCTGGCGGGTTACCCGGTGGTCGATGTGAAGGCAACCCTGACATTCGGTTCCTATCACGATGTCGACTCCTCGGAAATGGCCTTCCGCATGGCGGCGATCTTTGGCTTTAAAGAGGGCGCGCGCAAAGCCGATCCGGCAATCCTTGAGCCGATTATGCATGTGGAAGTGGAAACACCGGAAGAGTACGCCGGGAACATCATGGGCGATCTCTCTTCCCGTCGCGGGATGGTGCAGGGCATGGAAGAGCGGTTCGGTAGCCAGATTATCCGCGCCGATGTGCCGCTGGCTGAAATGTTCGGCTACTCGACCACGCTGCGATCCATGTCGCAAGGCCGCGCGACCTACAGCATGGAGTTCCACCACTATGCGGAAGCGCCGCGCAACGTGGCGGACGACATCATCGCCAGCCGCAGCAAAGGCTAA
- a CDS encoding helix-turn-helix domain-containing protein, whose amino-acid sequence MIANHPEREQFRLENVLFALGNPLRLAMIKRLADGSELSCNALRPEDVAKSTMTHHWRVLRDSGVVWQRPQGRENMISLRREDLDACYPGLLDTLLQAMQKEG is encoded by the coding sequence ATGATCGCTAACCACCCCGAACGTGAGCAATTTCGCCTTGAAAATGTGCTCTTTGCCCTTGGCAATCCCCTGCGCCTGGCGATGATCAAGCGGCTTGCCGACGGCAGCGAATTAAGTTGTAACGCCCTGCGCCCGGAAGATGTGGCGAAATCCACGATGACGCACCACTGGCGCGTCCTGCGCGATAGCGGCGTGGTCTGGCAGCGCCCGCAGGGTCGGGAAAATATGATCTCCCTGCGCCGCGAAGATCTCGACGCCTGCTATCCGGGTTTGCTGGATACGCTGTTGCAGGCAATGCAAAAAGAGGGGTAA
- the cobT gene encoding nicotinate-nucleotide--dimethylbenzimidazole phosphoribosyltransferase: MQTLTTLLASIPTPNDVAMAQAQRHLDGLLKPVGSLGRLEALAVQLAGMPGLNGTPRSGEKAIVVLCADHGVWHEGVAVSPQVVTAIQAANMTQATTGVCVLAAQAGAKVHVLDVGIDADPIPGLVNMKVARGSGNIATGPAMSPQQAEALLLETMRYTRELAAQGVKLFGVGELGMANTTPAAAIVSVLTGEEPEHVVGIGANLPENLLGHKAQVVRKAIAVNQPNPADGLEVLAKVGGYDLLGMTGVMLGAASCGLPVVLDGFLSYASALAACRMAPQVKPYLIPSHLSAEKGARLALEHLGLEPYLNMGMRLGEGSGAALAMQLVDAACAIYNHMGTLAASNIVLPETK; the protein is encoded by the coding sequence ATGCAGACATTGACGACACTACTGGCAAGTATCCCGACCCCCAATGATGTAGCAATGGCGCAGGCACAGCGCCACCTGGATGGTTTACTGAAGCCGGTTGGCAGCCTCGGGCGACTGGAAGCATTAGCGGTACAACTGGCGGGAATGCCGGGGTTAAACGGCACGCCACGTAGCGGTGAGAAAGCCATTGTGGTGCTCTGTGCCGATCATGGTGTCTGGCATGAGGGCGTGGCGGTATCACCGCAGGTTGTCACTGCGATTCAGGCGGCGAACATGACGCAGGCGACGACGGGCGTTTGCGTTCTGGCCGCGCAGGCCGGTGCGAAAGTACATGTGCTGGATGTTGGCATTGATGCCGATCCGATCCCCGGCCTGGTGAATATGAAAGTCGCGCGCGGCAGCGGCAATATCGCCACCGGCCCGGCAATGAGCCCGCAGCAAGCTGAAGCATTGCTGCTGGAAACGATGCGCTACACCCGAGAGCTGGCGGCGCAAGGCGTGAAGCTCTTTGGCGTCGGTGAACTCGGCATGGCCAATACCACACCGGCGGCGGCGATTGTCAGCGTGCTGACCGGCGAAGAACCTGAACATGTGGTTGGCATTGGCGCAAATTTGCCGGAAAACCTGCTCGGGCATAAAGCGCAGGTAGTGCGTAAAGCAATTGCCGTCAACCAGCCCAATCCCGCCGATGGCCTTGAGGTGCTGGCAAAAGTGGGGGGATACGATCTGCTGGGAATGACCGGCGTGATGCTTGGCGCGGCGTCTTGTGGTCTGCCGGTGGTGCTGGACGGTTTCCTTTCTTACGCGTCGGCGCTGGCGGCGTGCCGCATGGCGCCACAGGTAAAACCGTATCTGATCCCTTCGCACCTGTCGGCGGAAAAAGGGGCGCGCCTGGCGCTGGAACATTTAGGGCTGGAACCGTATCTCAATATGGGCATGCGTTTAGGCGAAGGGAGCGGGGCGGCGCTGGCGATGCAACTGGTTGATGCGGCCTGCGCGATCTATAACCACATGGGTACGCTGGCAGCGAGCAATATCGTGCTGCCGGAGACGAAATAA
- the cobS gene encoding adenosylcobinamide-GDP ribazoletransferase, translating to MIKLFFATLSFISRLPVPGRCVQGLDVAEYVRGIVTFPLVGLLLGALSGVVVLALQPWCGVPLAALFGVLALALLTGGFHLDGLADTCDGIFSARRRERMLEIMHDSRLGTHGGLALVFVLVAKILVISELQLRGVSIIAALAMACAAGRGCSVLLMFGHRYAREEGLGNLFIGKVSGRDTLVTLTITALLAIATLGLKGIIALLVTLAAIFLLGQMLKRTLGGQTGDTLGAAIELGEVVFLLALL from the coding sequence ATGATCAAATTATTTTTCGCCACGCTCTCTTTTATCAGCCGTTTGCCGGTGCCTGGCCGTTGTGTGCAGGGGCTGGATGTCGCGGAATATGTGCGCGGTATTGTGACCTTTCCATTGGTCGGGCTGCTGCTCGGGGCGCTCAGCGGTGTTGTCGTACTGGCGTTACAACCCTGGTGCGGCGTGCCGCTGGCGGCGCTTTTTGGCGTGCTGGCGCTGGCCTTGCTAACCGGAGGCTTTCATCTGGATGGTCTGGCGGACACCTGCGACGGTATCTTTTCCGCGCGTCGACGCGAACGGATGCTGGAAATCATGCATGACAGCCGACTTGGTACCCACGGTGGCCTGGCGCTGGTGTTTGTGCTGGTCGCCAAAATCCTGGTTATCAGCGAGCTGCAACTGCGCGGTGTCAGCATCATTGCCGCACTGGCGATGGCCTGCGCCGCCGGGCGTGGTTGCTCGGTGTTACTGATGTTCGGCCATCGCTATGCGCGCGAAGAGGGGCTGGGCAACCTGTTTATCGGTAAAGTTTCCGGCAGAGACACGCTGGTTACGCTGACCATCACTGCGTTGCTGGCAATAGCCACATTGGGCTTGAAAGGAATTATTGCGCTGCTGGTGACGCTGGCGGCGATCTTCCTGCTGGGGCAGATGCTTAAACGCACGCTGGGTGGGCAAACCGGCGACACGCTGGGCGCCGCGATTGAACTTGGCGAAGTGGTATTTCTTCTGGCGCTGCTCTGA
- the cobU gene encoding bifunctional adenosylcobinamide kinase/adenosylcobinamide-phosphate guanylyltransferase, producing MLTLVTGGARSGKSRHAESLVADAKTVLYIATSQIVDDEMATRIEHHRQERPRHWRTEERWQQLSAVITPHNDPDEAVLLECITTLVTNLLFASGAGDDPDNWDYAALEAQVQHEIEHLIAACAACPSPVVLVTNEVGMGIVPENRLARHFRDIAGRVNQRLAQAADHVWLVVSGIGVKIK from the coding sequence ATGTTAACCCTTGTTACCGGCGGCGCGCGCAGCGGCAAAAGCCGTCATGCTGAATCGCTGGTCGCGGATGCAAAAACGGTGCTCTATATCGCCACTTCGCAAATCGTTGATGACGAAATGGCGACGCGGATTGAGCACCACCGGCAGGAACGCCCCCGACACTGGCGCACCGAAGAGCGCTGGCAACAGTTGTCAGCCGTCATTACCCCGCATAACGATCCTGACGAAGCGGTATTGCTGGAATGCATTACGACGCTTGTCACCAATCTGCTGTTTGCTTCTGGCGCGGGCGACGACCCGGATAACTGGGATTACGCCGCGCTGGAAGCGCAGGTTCAGCACGAGATTGAACACCTGATTGCCGCCTGTGCGGCGTGCCCGTCGCCGGTGGTGCTGGTGACCAATGAAGTAGGTATGGGCATTGTGCCGGAAAACCGGCTGGCGCGGCATTTTCGCGATATCGCCGGGCGCGTCAACCAGCGACTGGCGCAGGCGGCAGATCACGTCTGGCTGGTGGTGTCAGGGATTGGAGTCAAAATCAAATGA
- a CDS encoding cobyric acid synthase, translated as MTQAIMLQGTASDVGKSVLVAGLCRIFHQDGLRTAPFKSQNMALNSGITANGQEMGRAQIFQAEAAGIQPDVRMNPVLLKPTSDRKAQVVLMGKVATDMDAVSYHDYKPRLREQIIQVYQSLAQEYDALVLEGAGSPAEINLRDRDIVNMGMAEMAACPVILVADIDRGGVFAAIYGTLALLQEHERWRVKGVIINKFRGDVALLTPGIKQIEELTGVPVIGVMPWLEVDLEDEDGVALQRGKYLRTGERALNIAVVQLPHISNFTDFNALAAQPDVRVHYVRTPEELHSADLLILPGSKNTLGDLNWLRESGLAKAVLERHRAGVPIIGVCGGYQMLGETIIDEVESGLGQQPGLGLLETVTRFARDKTTTRVDASLQETLPGWLAPCAGLTVRGYEIHLGETTRSNGCQPALWLQKAGQRVADGAVSRDGLVFGTYLHGLFDSDTFTRTLLNGLRQRKGLPPLDARVDYAQYKAQQFDILADAMRQHVDIDRIYQIMQQHQEQAC; from the coding sequence ATGACGCAGGCCATTATGCTGCAGGGCACCGCATCGGACGTGGGCAAAAGCGTGCTGGTGGCGGGGCTGTGCCGTATTTTTCATCAGGACGGGTTAAGAACCGCGCCGTTTAAATCGCAGAACATGGCGCTCAATTCGGGTATCACTGCGAACGGCCAGGAGATGGGGCGCGCGCAGATATTTCAGGCCGAAGCGGCGGGTATCCAGCCGGATGTGCGCATGAACCCGGTGCTGCTCAAACCGACCAGCGATCGCAAAGCGCAAGTGGTGCTGATGGGCAAAGTCGCCACCGATATGGACGCCGTGAGTTATCACGACTATAAACCGCGGCTGCGCGAGCAGATTATCCAGGTTTACCAGAGCCTGGCGCAGGAGTATGACGCGCTGGTGCTGGAGGGCGCGGGCAGCCCGGCGGAGATCAACCTGCGCGACCGGGATATCGTCAATATGGGCATGGCAGAGATGGCCGCTTGCCCGGTCATTCTGGTGGCGGATATTGACAGAGGCGGCGTTTTTGCCGCGATTTACGGCACGCTGGCGCTATTACAGGAGCATGAACGCTGGCGGGTGAAAGGGGTGATCATCAATAAATTTCGCGGCGATGTCGCGCTGCTTACCCCGGGAATTAAGCAGATTGAAGAGTTGACCGGCGTACCGGTGATTGGCGTAATGCCGTGGCTGGAGGTCGACCTTGAAGATGAAGACGGCGTGGCGTTACAGCGCGGGAAATACTTGCGCACCGGCGAGCGGGCGCTGAATATCGCCGTGGTGCAACTCCCGCATATCTCTAATTTCACCGATTTCAATGCGCTCGCTGCTCAGCCCGACGTACGCGTTCACTACGTGCGCACGCCGGAGGAGCTGCATAGCGCCGATCTGCTAATCCTCCCTGGTAGTAAAAACACCCTTGGCGATCTCAACTGGCTGCGCGAAAGCGGGCTGGCGAAAGCAGTGCTGGAACGTCATCGTGCAGGTGTGCCGATTATTGGCGTCTGTGGCGGGTATCAAATGCTTGGCGAAACCATTATTGATGAGGTGGAGTCCGGACTGGGGCAACAGCCAGGGCTGGGGCTTCTGGAGACGGTGACGCGATTTGCCCGCGACAAAACCACCACCCGAGTCGACGCGAGTTTGCAGGAGACGCTCCCCGGCTGGCTGGCGCCGTGCGCCGGGCTAACGGTGCGCGGGTATGAAATTCATCTGGGTGAAACCACGCGCAGCAATGGTTGCCAGCCGGCGTTATGGCTACAAAAAGCGGGGCAGCGTGTGGCAGATGGCGCAGTCAGCCGTGACGGTCTGGTGTTTGGCACCTATCTGCATGGCTTGTTCGATAGCGACACGTTCACCCGCACACTGCTTAACGGGCTGCGTCAGCGCAAAGGGCTGCCGCCGCTGGATGCGCGCGTTGATTACGCGCAGTACAAAGCGCAGCAGTTTGATATCCTCGCCGACGCCATGCGTCAGCATGTGGACATTGATCGTATTTATCAAATTATGCAGCAACATCAGGAGCAAGCATGTTAA